From Dehalococcoidia bacterium, a single genomic window includes:
- a CDS encoding succinylglutamate desuccinylase/aspartoacylase family protein, translated as MDQRPPPGIPRRRLLALAASIGAALPVSVSIAGCSGPGPSVPDLLPPSDPEPTEVPPPTPTPEPPFVVAEGEERRLLMAGTRYETPLYVFGTGRLGPIALALGGVHGNEPGGWLAAERIVSRLRPDTGALLVIPRANRVATEVFERTTPEIGDLNRAYPGDPNGTPAQQIAHQIVETIREFRVGLVVDMHESWAFYKDRPQNGTAFLGQTIGTNGERASEISRAVVEAVNRRILYPHEEFFFRDRFGSNQAAAPGVPETTTQLDASGAPRGPGGASRSSLGLSTYVPGVIAVLVEMGQQQSLERRIALHVEVLTEFLRQVGALGT; from the coding sequence ATGGACCAACGACCGCCGCCAGGCATCCCGCGCAGGCGGTTGCTTGCGCTCGCCGCGTCCATTGGCGCTGCCTTGCCGGTTTCAGTAAGCATCGCCGGTTGCTCTGGTCCCGGTCCCTCGGTCCCGGATCTCCTACCTCCGTCAGACCCCGAACCGACCGAAGTCCCCCCACCGACGCCGACACCCGAGCCGCCGTTCGTCGTCGCCGAGGGAGAGGAGCGCCGCCTGCTGATGGCGGGCACGCGCTACGAGACGCCCCTGTACGTGTTCGGCACGGGCCGCCTTGGCCCCATCGCCCTCGCCCTGGGCGGAGTCCACGGCAACGAGCCCGGCGGCTGGCTCGCCGCCGAGCGCATCGTCAGCCGCCTCCGCCCCGATACCGGCGCGCTGCTCGTCATCCCTCGAGCCAACCGTGTCGCCACCGAGGTCTTCGAGCGCACCACGCCCGAGATCGGCGACCTCAACCGCGCCTACCCCGGCGACCCCAATGGCACGCCGGCGCAGCAGATCGCGCACCAGATCGTCGAGACGATTCGCGAGTTCCGGGTCGGCCTCGTGGTTGACATGCACGAGTCCTGGGCCTTTTACAAGGACCGCCCCCAGAACGGCACTGCCTTCCTCGGTCAGACCATTGGCACGAACGGGGAGAGGGCCTCGGAGATCTCGCGCGCGGTGGTCGAAGCCGTCAACCGGCGCATCCTCTACCCTCACGAGGAATTCTTCTTCCGTGACCGCTTTGGCTCGAACCAGGCCGCGGCGCCGGGCGTCCCCGAAACAACGACGCAATTGGACGCATCGGGGGCGCCGCGGGGCCCCGGCGGCGCCAGCCGCTCCAGCCTGGGGCTCTCGACATACGTGCCCGGCGTCATCGCCGTCCTCGTGGAGATGGGCCAGCAACAATCGCTCGAACGGCGCATCGCCCTGCACGTGGAGGTGCTGACGGAGTTCCTTCGCCAGGTCGGCGCCCTCGGCACGTAA
- a CDS encoding AAA family ATPase, whose product MADVATGSGFAISVLGRFELRHSGRLALDGSWSRRRALSLIKVLAVAPEHRLHREQLLELLWPEADPAAALNSLHKSLHYIRSALANRGVHDALVSLRGEAVGLAPGTEVDADRFRDLARRALAAGDTALLESATASYGGDLLPEDVFEDWTAAPREELRGLVAEVLLALARARAAVGGLAAAIEALQRLLRSDPLHEEAHLLLMELYAASGSRHRALRQYQALRDALRDGLQAEPSAAARTLYERLLGSSEPAGGEDKSLPLPSRGQARRPGPLLGREREMEAAESALEAAIGGAGRALFVSGEAGMGKTHLLGHVLAVAEESGCLVLSARCSHMEATVPYQPIRDVISLASGQPGAGEFVRHSLYLRRVNFESATGDETSREPHSFQSELFGEAHKLVQLLSRSQTLVLAFDDVHEADDETIRLLHFLARRIAAERVLLVCTFRSDEAEQQARLAELLTSLRRDRLTIEVDLAPLDQQSMSLLVEQLLAPGPVHPQLVREVISRAEGNPFFASEIVHTFVQEGWARLVDGRWERRGSGEAPVPSAVKDLLDMRLRRLSPTAQAELQLAAVYGKDIEFPLLSAALGLGEREALEALEECIEASVLEETPDGYKFRHDLLREAIYSGLTRARRQVLHRTIARLLEDAAARAKPSDADVEAVGRHYALSDEPAKGLGFLLDSARRAAAVYANDNAAVLYEQALTIARQHPGALDGAGLAGLLESLGDIERRRGRTAHSVDLFQEAAAVFAAAGDSEGATRARGKTALGLIMLGRADLAKELITSTLKDLTEQSPVQVVSRTYYLLAQLHWHSGEHRAALEAAERSLLAANAAGEPAEQAQAYEVMALACHSLGDWRRGVEFELARQALAIPGFNIDEAFEAHL is encoded by the coding sequence ATGGCAGACGTGGCTACGGGCAGCGGCTTCGCGATATCGGTCCTCGGGCGCTTCGAGCTGCGCCACTCCGGCAGGCTCGCCCTCGATGGCTCGTGGAGTCGGCGCCGCGCGCTATCGCTGATAAAAGTCCTCGCGGTGGCGCCCGAGCATCGTCTGCACCGTGAACAGCTCCTCGAACTACTCTGGCCGGAAGCAGACCCGGCCGCGGCGCTGAACAGCCTGCACAAGAGCCTGCACTACATTCGCTCCGCCCTCGCGAACCGCGGCGTACACGATGCTCTCGTCTCCCTCCGCGGCGAGGCCGTTGGGCTCGCGCCCGGGACCGAGGTCGACGCCGACCGCTTCCGCGACCTGGCGCGCCGCGCGCTCGCGGCCGGCGACACGGCGCTCCTGGAGAGTGCCACGGCCTCCTATGGTGGCGACCTCCTGCCCGAAGACGTCTTCGAGGACTGGACGGCGGCGCCTCGCGAAGAGCTTCGCGGCCTCGTCGCGGAGGTCCTGCTCGCTCTCGCCCGCGCCCGGGCCGCCGTGGGCGGACTGGCGGCCGCCATAGAGGCGCTACAGAGGCTCCTGCGCTCCGACCCCCTCCACGAGGAGGCGCACCTGCTGCTGATGGAGCTATACGCCGCCTCGGGAAGCCGGCACCGCGCGCTCCGGCAGTACCAGGCTCTGCGCGATGCCCTGCGGGACGGACTGCAGGCCGAGCCCTCGGCCGCCGCGCGCACACTCTACGAACGCCTGCTGGGCAGCTCGGAACCTGCCGGGGGCGAAGATAAATCCCTGCCGCTGCCGTCCCGCGGTCAGGCGCGGCGTCCTGGTCCGCTCCTGGGGCGAGAGCGGGAGATGGAAGCCGCCGAAAGCGCGCTCGAGGCGGCTATCGGCGGCGCCGGCAGAGCGCTGTTCGTCAGCGGCGAAGCTGGCATGGGCAAGACGCACCTCCTGGGCCACGTCCTTGCCGTCGCCGAAGAGTCCGGCTGCCTCGTCCTCTCGGCCCGCTGCTCCCACATGGAAGCGACGGTCCCGTATCAGCCCATACGAGATGTAATCTCGCTCGCCTCCGGCCAGCCCGGGGCGGGCGAGTTCGTGCGCCACTCGCTCTACCTCCGCCGCGTCAACTTCGAATCAGCCACGGGCGACGAGACCTCGCGCGAGCCTCACTCCTTCCAGTCCGAGCTGTTCGGAGAAGCGCACAAGCTGGTCCAGCTCCTGTCGCGCTCGCAGACCCTCGTCCTCGCCTTCGACGACGTGCACGAAGCGGACGACGAGACCATACGCCTCCTCCACTTCCTCGCCCGCCGCATTGCGGCCGAGAGGGTCCTCCTCGTGTGTACCTTCCGCAGCGACGAGGCGGAACAGCAGGCCCGGCTGGCCGAATTGCTGACCAGCCTGCGCCGGGACCGGTTGACGATCGAGGTCGACCTGGCGCCGCTGGACCAGCAGTCGATGTCGTTGCTCGTGGAGCAGCTTCTCGCGCCCGGCCCCGTGCATCCTCAGTTGGTGCGCGAGGTCATTTCCCGCGCCGAGGGCAACCCGTTCTTCGCCAGCGAGATCGTGCACACATTCGTCCAGGAGGGTTGGGCACGCCTGGTCGACGGACGATGGGAGCGCCGCGGCTCAGGCGAAGCGCCAGTGCCCTCCGCCGTGAAGGACCTCCTGGACATGCGGCTCCGGCGGCTCAGCCCCACCGCGCAGGCGGAGCTCCAGCTCGCCGCCGTCTACGGCAAAGACATAGAGTTCCCCTTGCTCAGCGCGGCGCTCGGCCTGGGCGAACGCGAAGCGCTCGAAGCCCTGGAGGAGTGCATCGAGGCCTCGGTCCTCGAGGAGACGCCGGACGGTTACAAGTTCCGCCACGACCTGCTGCGCGAGGCTATCTATTCCGGGCTCACCCGGGCCCGAAGGCAGGTCCTGCACAGGACCATAGCGCGCCTCCTCGAGGATGCCGCTGCCCGGGCAAAGCCGTCCGACGCCGACGTCGAGGCCGTGGGCCGGCATTATGCCCTGAGCGATGAGCCCGCGAAAGGCCTCGGGTTTCTCCTCGATTCCGCCCGCCGCGCCGCGGCGGTCTACGCCAACGACAACGCCGCCGTCCTTTACGAGCAGGCGCTCACTATTGCCCGCCAGCACCCTGGCGCTCTCGACGGCGCCGGTCTGGCCGGCCTCCTCGAGTCTCTGGGCGATATCGAGCGGAGACGGGGCAGGACGGCGCACAGTGTCGATCTGTTCCAGGAAGCGGCTGCAGTCTTCGCTGCCGCTGGCGACAGCGAAGGCGCGACCCGCGCCCGCGGCAAGACAGCGCTCGGCCTCATAATGCTCGGCCGCGCCGACCTCGCGAAGGAGTTGATCACCTCCACCCTGAAGGACCTCACGGAGCAATCTCCCGTCCAGGTCGTGTCGCGCACCTACTACCTGCTGGCCCAGCTGCACTGGCACAGCGGCGAGCACCGCGCCGCGCTCGAAGCCGCCGAGCGCTCCCTGCTCGCGGCCAACGCTGCCGGCGAGCCGGCCGAGCAGGCCCAGGCGTACGAGGTGATGGCGCTCGCCTGCCACTCCCTCGGCGACTGGCGCCGTGGCGTCGAGTTCGAGCTTGCGCGCCAGGCGCTCGCCATACCCGGCTTCAACATCGACGAGGCCTTCGAGGCGCATCTCTGA